Sequence from the Phycisphaerales bacterium genome:
GCAACAGGGCGGGGGGATTTTCGGCGGGCAGCGGAAGATCTGGATGCTGGACGAGGGCATCGCGGGCGAGATCGCCAAGCAGGGCGACGCGGCGGCGGGCGTGCTGGTGGGGTTCGTCGTGTTCCTGCTGTACTGGCTGGTTGCGGCGCCGGTCGGGTTCTTCCTGCTTAAGCGGTTCAACAAGACGCAGCACGCGTGGGTGGCGTTCGTGGCGACCACAGCGGTGTTCACGGTGATCTCGTGGACGGGCGCGAAGTTTCTGCGCGACTCGACGGTGGGGGCCAGCCATCTGACGGTGCTCGATCACGTGTACGGCCAGCCCTATCAGCGGGCCAAGATGTGGTCCAGTGTGTCGATCCCGCGCTACGGCACGGCCACCATCAGCGTGGGCGAGCAGGACACCGGCGACGCGCCTCCGATCAACAACCTGATTGCGTCGTGGGACACCCCCGCCGACACGGCGTGGGGCGGCTTCCCCGACGTGCGCGGGTATGTGGTGGACACGCGCAGCCCGGACACCATCCGCGTGCCGGTGCGCTCGACGGTGAAGCAGGTGGAGGTGGTGTGGGCGGGCGGACCGCAGTGGCAGATGCCGCGCCCGATGCGCCCGGAAGAGGGCGGGACGGGGACATTGCGGCTGCAGGACCGCGGGATCGATGCGAGCGGCATGCCGACCGCGTCGGCCGTGGGCAAGATCGTGCACAGCATGCCCGGGCCGCTGGAAGAGGGGCTGCTGGTCATCGTGCGACGGCAGCGGAACATCGCGCGGTTCTCTTCGGATTGGCCGGTGTGCGTGGGCGAGGTGTTCAAGATCAACTACGCCTGGCAGCCGGGCTCGCCCCTTGATCTGGACCTGCTCACGAAGTCGGTGCTCCCCAAGGACAGCGACTTGCGAGCGGTCACCAACACCATGTTCCGTGTCGGCGAGGGCGGCGGCGCCGCCACCGACATGGATCGTCGTTTCGCTGCCCTGGCCTTCTTCAACCAACTCCCGCCCAACGAGCCGGGGCTGGAGAACGCCGCGGCCCAGCGGACCTCGACGCACGGGTGGGACCTGGGGCACTGGTTCACGCAGCCGTGCATCATGATCATCGGGCGGGTGGGCAGCGACCGCGCGGGCGTGGCGTCGCCGGTGCCGCTGATGGTGGACGGCGAGGCGGTGCCGAACACGGGGCAGACGATGGTGCGGTGGATTTACCCGCTGCCGGACGACCCGCCGCCGTTCCCGCAATCGAGCGACGCGCCGACGGCGCCGGTGAACGACGCGCCGGCAGTTGAGGGTGGCGAGGGCTGAAGGCACGACAGGCTGAACGTACGAGAGACCGACACACATGCCGATGATCGAGACCATCAATCTGACCAAGCGCTACGGCGAGCTCGTGGCGCTGAACAACCTGAACCTCACCATCAACGAGGGTGACTGCTTCGGGTTCATCGGCCCCAACGGCGCGGGCAAGACGACCACGATCAAGATCCTGGCGACGCTGCTCAAGCCCAGCAGCGGGCAGGCGAACATCGCGGGCCTGACGATCGGCTACCAGAACCGCCAGATTCGGCCGCTCATCGGCTACGTGCCCGACTTCATGGGCGCGTACGAGGACATGGTGGTCACCGAGTACCTGGAGTTCTTCGCCGCGGCGTACAACATCCACGGCCAGCAGCGCAAGAAGGTGATCGCCGACGTGCTGGAGCTGACGGACCTGGGGTACAAGGCGACGGCCGAGGTGAACTCGCTGTCGCGGGGCATGCAGCAGCGGCTGGCGGTGGCGCGGGTGCTGCTGCACGACCCCAAGGTGCTGCTGATGGACGAGCCCGCCAGCGGCCTAGACCCCCGCGCCCGCATCGAGATGCGCGAGCTGCTCAAGGAGCTGCGGCGGATGGGCAAGACCATCCTCATCTCCAGCCACATCCTGCCCGAGCTCGCGGAGCTGTGCAACGTGGTGGGGATCATCGAGCGCGGGCAGCTGCTGTTCAATGGAACAGTGGACGAGATCCTGCGGCGGGCGAAGGTGGGCCACATCCTGCACGTGGGCGTGACCGACCGATTCGAAGAGGCGGGCAACCTGCTGGCGAAGGTGCCGGGGGTGAAGAAGGTGGCGGTCGCGAATGACGATTCGGGCAGCGGCAAGCTCGGCAAGGTGCTGCACGTCAACTACGACGACACGGCCGGGCAGAGCGTGACTGATCTGCCGAACATCCTCGTGAACAGCGGGTTCCGCCTGACGAAGTTCACGGAGGAGCCTGTGAACCTGGAGACGGCCTTCATGCGGCTGACGAAGGGGCTGGTGCAGTAGACGCCGCCGCGGCCGAACGGTCTGGAGCAAAAAGCAGGGGGCCGCGATCTTCATCGCGGCCCCGCGTTACGTTCTGGTCTATTCGAGCGCGCCGATCACCAGCGCCGCACCGGCTCGCCGACGTAACGGGAGAGCGGGCGGATGATGCGGTTGTTCGCGTGCTGCTCCATGATGTGGGCGCACCAGCCGCTCACGCGGGCGGCGACGAAGATGGGCGTGTACTGCGGGACGGGGATGCCCATCACGTAGTACGTCATGCCGCACGGGAAGTCGACGTTGGGGTGGATCTTCTTGTCGCGGAGCATGATCTTCTCGACCTCGTCGCCGATCTCGAACCACTTGAGCTGCGAGGGCCCCTGCTTCTGGGCGATGGCGCGGCCGAGCTTGTTGAGGATGGGGGCGCGGTGGTCGCCGTTCTTGTAGACGCGGTGGCCGAAGCCCATGAGCTTGCGCTTGGTGGCGAACGCGTTCTGCATGAAGTCGTTAACGGTGCCCTTGCCGGACTCGATGAAGGTGCGGATTTCCTTGAGCATCTCCATCGCCATCTCGTTGGCGCCGCCGTGGAGCGGGCCCTTGAGCGCGGCGATGCCGCCGCAGACGGCGCCGTGCATGTCGGAGAGGGTGCCGGCGATGACGCGGCTGGCGAAGGTGCTGGCGTTGAAGTCGTGCTCGGCGTAGAGGATGAGCGAGATGTCGATGCAGCGGGCGTACTCGGCGGGCTGCTTCGTGCCGGTCATCAGGTAGAGCAGGTTCGCGGCGTGATCGAGGCTGGGGTCGCCGCCCTTCTCGACGCCGATCAGCGGCTTGCCGTCGATCACGTTCTGCATGTGGCCGATGATGGTCGGCACCTTGGCGAGCAGGCGCTTGCTCTTGCGGAGATTGGCCTCGGCGGAGTTGTCCTGGCAGTCCTTGTCGAGGTGGCCGAGGATGCTGACGGCGGTGCGGACGACGTCCATGGGGACGGCGGTGCCGGCCTTGAGCGCGGGGCCGGCGTCCTTGAGGAACTGGATGACGAGCGGCGGCAGGGCGCGCTCGGCGACGATCTCGCCCTTGAACCGCTTGAGCTCATCAGGACCAGGCTTGTGGCCCTCGAGGAGGAGGAACGCGACCTCCTCGAAGGTGGCGTTCTGTGCGAGGTCGTGGATCTCGTAGCCGCGGTAGAAGAGGCCGCCCTGCTCGATGGAGCAGATGGTGGTCTCACCGGCGATGACACCTTCCAGGCCGCGAGAGAACGCGGCTTCGGCAGCGGACGGGGCGGCGGGCGCGGTCGTCATAAGCCTTCAAACTCCGTGGAAAAGTAAGGGTGAATCCGTGTTTTCGAGTGTAGGCGGGGCGGCCGGGGGCGCGACATCCCACGGTAAAGGGCCGGCGGTGGCCGGCCCTGTGTGGGGTGCAGGTGGCTGGTTGCAAGTGCCTGTCGCGTCACTTCTTGGCGGGGGCGGCCGTCGGCTGGTCGCTCCTCGAGCGCTGGGGGGTGGTGGCGGTCGGTGCTGCCTGGCCGCTCTGGATGGTGGTCTCCAGCTTGATGGAGCGCTTCATCTCCTCGGGCGGGCTCTGTGGGGGGGTGGCCCGCACCTGCTCGCTCGAGGTCAGGGTCATCTTCGAGTCCACGGGCGCCATGGCAAGGGTTGAGCCGCGGTAGGTGCCGCTGCCGGCGCCGGTGAGACTCACGAGCTCGAGCTTGTAGCCGGGCGGCAGGTTCGGGAGCGCCATTTCCTGCGGCTCGGCCCTCTGTGTCACGGCGGTGTCGAGGGTGAAGGTTGCGTCCTTCGTCTCCTGAAGTGTCGCGGTCGTGGTCTGGGACATCGAAAGGCCGAGGTTGTCGACGACAGCGCTGACTTCCCACTTGGCGCCCTTGCCGACTGATTCGACGGGGAGTGGCGTGACGAGCTGGTTGAGCATCGTGCGGATCTTGTCCACCATCTCGGGCGCCGCGGCCGCGGCGGTCTCGGGGAGCTTGAAGTCGGCACTACGGGTCTCGCCACGGCTGGAGACCACGACGCGGGCGGTCATGCCCTGCATGGCGTTGAGGGCGTCCTTGATGAGCTGGGCTTCCATCGGGTTGGTGCCAGCGCCGTCGGTGGTCATGGTCGTGAAGGTTGCGTCGTAGGTGATGTCGCCGCCGGGCGCGACCTCCTTCACGGCCTGGTCCATGCGGATCACGACCGAAGGGGTCGACATCTGCATGACCTTGCCCGCGAAGTCGGCCTGCGAGGACATGGACATGCGGATGTTGACGGTGTTGGTGCTTCCAACCGCGGGGGCGTAGCGGAGCTGCACGCGGGGCTCGGCGCCGGCGTCGATGAGCTTGATGACGGGGGTAGAAACGGTGAGGGCGGGATTCTTGGGCTGGTCCTGCTTCGGCGCTGGCTGAGCGGGGCTTGAGGGTTGGGTGGGGCGGGGCTGGGTCGGCTGGTTTGCTGGTGTGGGCTGTGCGTGCGTGACAGCGCTGGCGGCTGCCACGGTGATTCCAAGCCACATGAGACGGCGCGTGGGCATACGGGACTCCTTGGTGCACAAGGGTACGGTGCTCAGGCGAGCGGGCGCAGCACGGCCCGCACGGGGCTCCCGTCGAAGCCCATGAGCTTGAGCGGCGCGGCGATCAGCTCGTACTCCCCGGGGGCGACGCTCTGGAGGTCGAGCCCTTCGAGGATTGCGATGCCCTGCTTGAGAATGGCCTTGTGGGCGGGCAGGTCCTTGGAGTCCTGAAGGTCGACGCTGGGGGTGTCGATGCCGATGGTGCGGACGCCTTTCGCCGCGAGGGCCTCGACGAGCTCGACCGAGAGGGCCGCGAAGTCGGAGTTCCAGGACTCGAAGCTCGGAAAGGTGCCGGTGCGGATGAGCACGCGCGGGTGGCGGATGGCATCGAGGCCGGTGCAGTGCTGGGGTAGGACGCGCTGGGCGCTGGGTGTGGTCGCGGCAATGACGTGACAGGGGCCGATGTAGTGGTCCAGCGGCATCTCGCCGACGCTGGGAGCCTTGTCGCCGTAGTGGTTGGGACCGTCCGCGTGAGCGCCGAGGTGAACGGTGGTGCGGAGCGTGGAGAGCGTGATGTTGTCGCCGCGCGAGATGTCGCAGAGGACCTCGCGCGAGGGGCAGGTGTCGCCGGGCCAGACGTTGGTGGTCGGGGTGATGGCGGGGGTGATGTCGATGAGCCGCTTGTCGCCGCTGGATGAGCCGCCGCCTGCGAGCACGCGCCCGGCCACCTCGGCGACGCGTGACCGCCAGTTCGCGTCGCCGAGCGTTTCGATCGAGCCGCGCGGCACCTCACGGATGACGGCGTCCAGCACCCGGTCGAGCTCGCGACCGCGCTGGCGGGCCTGCGCGTAGGGCACGGTCGAGAAGCTCACGAGGTTGTACTGCGGCGTGACGGTGCCCAGGTGCGCGTGGTGCACGGCCTGCTCCACCTTCTTGCGGTAGACGAAGTCGGGCTGCCCGGTCTTGTCTCGCATCTCGACGAAGTTCTCGACCGCCATGTCGGCGATGGCGTCGGCGTTGGGCTTGCGATCCGCCTGGTACGCGCTGAGCGCGCCGGTGAAGTCCCAGCGGTTGCCGCTTCGCTCGGGCGGGTGCTCGCGCAAACAGCGGGAGAGCGCGGTGCAGTCCTCGAACGCGGCGTTCATGCCCTGGCCGTAGAAGGGCACGATGGCGTGCGCGGCGTCCCCGAGCAGCGCCACCCGGCCTCCGTGCTGCCAGGGCCAGCAGCGGACGGTGACGAGCGAACTCGTCGGGTTGCGGGTGTAGTCCTCAACGAGCGTTGGCATCAGCGGCACGGCGTCGGGGTAGTGCTCGCGGAAGTGCCGCTCGATGTCGGGGGGGGTCCGCAGGTTCTCGAAGGAGTGGGGGCCCTTGAAGGGCCAGAAGAGCGTGCAGGTGAAGGAGCCGTCGCGGTTTGGGAGCGCGATCATCATGGACTGGCCGCGGGGCCAGATGTGGAGGGCGTGGGGTTCCATGGCGAAGGAGGAAGACTCCACCGCGGAGTTGGCGGAGGGGGCGGAGGTGCGCGGAGCGGAGTTTGGAGCGGGCGGGATGTGGAGTTCTTTGTAGCCGTGCTCGAGGTAGGACTGGCTGTACTCGAAGCGGTCGGTCTTCTGGAGCCGGCCGCGGACCCCACTGAAGGCGCCGTCGGCGCCGATGATCAGGTCGGCCTCAACGCGCGTGATCGAACCGTCGGGCTTCTGGAAGATGGCCGCAGGCGCGGGCGAGTCCAGGTCCACGTCGATGCAGAAGTGGTCGAACGTGAGCGACACGCTGCGGTGCTCGGCCGCGGCCTTGATGAGGGTCAGGTTCAGCCCGCCGCGGGAGACGGAGTTGATGGCGTCCTTGGGATCGTGCGAGTAGGGCAGGAAGTAGGTGGGGGTGGTGCTGTTGGGCGGGCCGGGCGGGTGGATCATGCGGCCGGGCATGCGGATGGCGTCGCTGCGCATCACCCGCTCGTCGAGCCCGGCGCCCGCCAGGCCGGCGATGCCGCGGGCAGAGAGGGCGAGGTTGATGGACCGGCCGCCGGCGTAGCCGTGGGCGCGCGGGTCGGAGCGGCGCTCGAACAGCGACACGCGATAGCCCTCGCGGGCGAGGTAGCAGGCCATGAGCGCGCCGGCGAGACCCGCGCCGGCGATGAGCACGTGGATGTCGGCGTTTGAGCGACCCATGGGTGGATTGTTGCCGCGCCGCGGGGCGGCGCTCACCTACCGCACGCGGACGATCTCGACGGTCTCGGCGCCCGGGTTCCAGAGTGCGTAGCGGGGCTCGTCGATGCCGTCGCGCCCCCGCCCGACCGCGCCGACGCAGATGGCGTACCGGCGTGCCGCGTCGAGCGTGACGGGCTCGCCGTACTCGAACGGGACGACGAGCGCCTCGTCGCCATCGCTGGCGAAGATCGCCGGGATGTGGATGTGACCAACGAAGCACAGGCGCTGGCGCGTGCCGCGGAAGAGCTGCGCGGCGTCGCGCAGGTCGCGCACGCCGCGTGCCCCCGCCACCGGCGAGATATGGGTGAACAGCACGTCGCCCTCGCGGAGCTCGCGGGGCATGCTGCGCAGGAACTGGTCCTCGGGCGAGCCCTCGGGCAGGTCGCACATCAGGTCGCAGTTGCCTAGCACGCTGGGCACGCCCCTCCGCAGCAGCTCCGTCAGCACGGGAGCGCCGCCGCGCCAATCGTCCACGTTGTCGCCGAGGCTGATGATGCGGCTGATGCCGCGGCGGTCGATGTCGGCGAGCACGGCCTGGAGCCGGGGAAGGTCGCCGTGCGCGTCGGAAATGATGGCGGTGGGGGTGTTATTGATCGGAGGCGTCACAGCACCCTCTTCAGCACCTGCACGAGCTCCCAGCAGTCACGGTAACTGACGTAGAGCGGGGCGGGGGCGACGCGGACCACGTTCGGCTCGCGGAAGTCGACGACAACGCCCTGGGCGTGCATGCGCTTCTCGAAGTCGCGGGTGGCGCCGCTGACGGCGAGCGAGAGCTGCGCCCCGCGCTGCTCCCTCTCCCGCGGCGTGATGATCTGCACCTTGCCGGGCAGCTCGCGTGTGATGAGCCACTCGAGGTAGCCGGTGATCTTCTCGCTCTTCTCGCGGAGGGCACCCATGCCGACGCGGTCGAAGATCTGCATGGACGCCTTCACGGGGGCGAGGGCCATGATGGGCGGGTTGCTGAGCTGCCAGGCCTCGGCGCTCTGCATGGGCTCGATGGTGGGCCTCATCTGGAAGCGGGTGGCGGGCTGTGTGCCCCACCAGCCTTCGAATCGGGGGAGCGAAGAGCCGCCGCGGAGCGGCGGGGTACCCGGTACCTTGAAGTGACGTTCGTGGACGAATGCGCCCGCTACGGCACCGGGGCCGCTGTTGAGGTACTTGTACGTGCACCACGCGGCGAAGTCGACGCCCCAGTCGTGCAGCTTCATAGGCACATTGCCCGCGGCGTGGGCGAGGTCCCAGCCGACGGTGCAGCCGCGCTCTTTCGCGGCCGCGGTGATCCGCTGCATGTCGAACCACTGGCCCGTCAGGTAGTTCACGGCGCCCAGCATCACCAGCGCGACCTGCTGCCCCTGCTCCCACAGGAAGGCCTCGATGTCGCTGGTGCGGAGGGTGTGCTCGCCGTCTCGCGGACGCAGGCGGATCAGACCGTCCTTAGGGTCGATGCCGTGGAACCGCAGCTGGCTTGCGACCGCGTAGCTGTCGGAGGGGAACGCGGTGTCCTCGATCACGATTTTGTAGCGTTCGCTGGTGGGCCTGAAGAACGACACCATCAGGAGGTGCAGGTTGGTGGTGAGACTGTTCATCATCACGCACTCACCGGGCACGCCGCCGACGAGCCTGGCCGCGGGCTCGCGGAACCATTCGTGGTAGGGCAGCCACGGGTCGCGCCCGTGCAGGTGGGCCCCCACGCCCAGCCGAGCCCAGTCCTCGAGTTCCTGCTCGAGCAGTGCACGCGTCGCCATGGGCTGGCACCCCAGCGAGTTGCCCGTCATGTAGACGCACGGACGCGACGGGTCCTTGGCGCTGGGCGGGATGTGGAAGAGCCCGCGGCACTCCTGCAGCGGATCGGCGGCGTCGAGTGAGGAGGCGAAGGCTTCGTCGGAGCGAAATTCCATGGGTGCAGGATAAGGCACACGGCCTTGAAGCGAGGCCGTCAGCAGTCCCGCAGGTCCTGCTACACCCGGCTAGCAGTCTCCGCCGCCCAGGACTCGGAAGAAGGCCTCGATGTCCTGGTCGGTCCCGGCATCGCCGTCGCCGTTGAAGTCGGCGCCGCCCCGCCAGCACGCGGCACAGCAGTTCCCGCCGAGACAGGCGAAGAACGCCTCGATGTCCTGATCGGTGCCGCCGTCGCCGTCGCCGTTGAAGTCCTGCGGCCCGCAGGGGGGTGGCGGCGGAGTCAGGTCGAGCAGGTCGATGTAGCGGCCGCTCCCGGCGTAGATGAGCTCGTCAACCCCGGTGCCGGGGTCGTAGCGGTGGATGCCGGCGCTGTTGGTCCACACGACGCTCCCGTCGCGCAGCTGGTGCACGCCCCGGGCCTCAAAGGCCGGGAACGAGGACAGGATCTGCCCGGTGTCCTTGTGCAGGGTGGCGATCCGGGCATCGGTGAACGAGGCGGCGAGAACGTGGCCGTCGAGGTCATGCCCGAGCTGCTCGACGAACCGGACGCCGATGCCGTTGTTGAAGGTGCCCAGTGAAACACCGCCATAGGTGTAGCGGTGCACTTCATCGAATGTGGTGACGCTCGCGCCAACGAGCAGAGCGCCCTGGTGCTCGAGGACCGAGAACGGGCTTGAAGCCTGCCCGGAGGTGGAGAACCGAAACACGAATGCGCCGTTGGTATCGAAAACCTCGATCGAGTTGGCGTTGCGGGACACGTACACCCGACCGTCCGCGTATTCCATGCCGCGGACGTTGTCCATTGTCTGAGGCGGGTTGCCCTCTACGGCGCCCAGGTACTCGCCGGTCAGGCTCCAGCGGGAAACCCGGTCAGCGTTCTGTTCTGAGACCCAGATCTCCTGCCCCACCTGCATGGCGTGGAACGGCAGTCCGCCGGCCAGCGTGAAGTACGCGTCGTTCTCCACCGCTCCGGTCTCCGGGTTCAGGAGCACCAGCCGGTTGGCGGCCGAGTCGGGCATCATCAGGTACTGCTGCCCCAGCGCGGGGAGGGCAAGCAGCATGGCGGTGATCAGGGCGAACCCTCGGGGCATTCCGGCGAAACTCCTCGGCGGGCGTGGACCAGGGCAGCGCCACCCGCGCGGAATCTGCTGGGGGGCGGTGAGAGACAGCCCATCCGTCGCAGATGGCCGATGGGATGCGTCGAACCGGGGATTCCGTCTGTGGGTCGCTGCACCCACCGGGCTCCCACGGGTGGTGGGCCCGAACAGGGGCCCGGATCGGTGCCGAAAAGGCGTTATCTGGAGAGGGTGAAGGCCCACGCGATAAGGTGGGAAGCGGTTATCAGTAGGGTGACCAGGACAAAGGGCAGCTTCCGGTTCTTGTGCGTGACGATCAGCATGGCCGCGATCGCACCCGGGAACCCGCCGAGCAGCTCCGCCAAGTGAAGCGAGGATTCGGGTATGCGGCGGCGACCGGCTACGGCGGCGCGTTTGTCGCGGGCGAACGCCGCAAACGTGACCAGTGAGGCGATGGCGTACCAGCCGGCCGTCAGGATGAGGGTGAGCTCGGGGTGGGATGGCATCACAGGCCGAGCCGCGCCTTATCGCCCGGACACCGTCAACGGCGTGAGGCCGCCGGTGGCCACTTTGGCGTAGCCGCTGCCCAGCTCGCCGATGGGGTCCGGGGGCACGATTTCCACCTTCTTCTCGCCCAGCTTGGCCTCGCCGCGGAGCACCTTGTCCTGGAATGCCAGGCACTCCGCCAGCAGGCGGGGCAGGATTTCCGGCTCAGGTACGTTTGCGACCCGCTCGCCCTGCACGTAGATGATGCCGCGACGGTCTCCCGCGAACACGGCCACGTCCGCCCCCTCCGCCTCGCCCGGCCCGTTCACGATGCACCCCATCACCGCCACCTTCATTGGCACAGTGACCTTCTCCGCAAGGGCCTTGCGGACATCCTGAATGAGCGTGAAGAGGTCGACTTGGATGCGGCCGCACGTGGGGCAGGCGATGAGGTCGACACCCACACGCTGCCGCAGGCCGAGGGAGTACAGCAGCTCCAGCCCGTCCTGCACCTCGTAGATGGGGTCGTTGGCGTAGCTGATGCGGATGGTGTCCCCGATGCCGTTAATGAGCAGACCCGCCAGCGCCGCCACCGACCGAATGCAGCCCGTCTCCTTAGGCCCGGCGTGCGTCACTCCCAGGTGCAGCGGGTGGTCGAAACGCTTGCTGATCTCGGTGTAGGCGTCCACCACGATCTGCGCATCCATCGACTTGGCGCTGATGGCGATGTCGTAGAAGTCGCGCTCGTAGAAGATGTCGAGGTACTCCTCGAGCTTGGCGATCATGATCGCCAGCAGGTAGCCGTGCTTCTGGTCCGAGAACACGGCCCCCAGCTCCTTCATCCGCTTCTGCTTGTCCTTGCGCTCGATGATCGAGCCCTCGTTGACGCCCACGCGGATGGGGATGCCCCTGCCGCCGTTGGCCGCCTTGCACGCGTCGATCACCGCGTTCACCTGCGCCCGGTCCTGAATGTTCCCGGGGTTAAGGCGGATCTTGTGCACGCCCGCCTCCACCGCCTCGAGGGCGCGCTGGAAGTGGAAGTGCACGTCCGCGACGATCGGAACCTTCACCTGCGGGATGATGTGGCGGAGGGCCTCGGTATCTTTCTTTTCCGGCACGGCCACGCGGACGATGTCGGCCCCCGCCGCCGCGAGCTTGTTGATCTCCCGCACGCACCCGTCGATGTCATGGGTGTACCCGGCGGTCATGGTCTGCACCGAGACAGGGGCGTCGCCGCCGATCTTGACGATGCCGACGCGCTCGTCGCCGACCTGGATTTGACGGGTCTTCTTGCGTGGGGTCATGTGCGGGGATGGTAGGAAACCGGGAGTGGCACTGGGCGCGTGCGTGCGCCCGCAAGGCTGGGGATTGGTCGTCAGGCGCCCTGCGGCTGAGCAGCGGGTGTAGTACTGCTCGGGGCCTTCCCCGGTTCGGAGGCGTAGCGGCAGACCTTGACGCCGATGTGATGCAGCCAGGCGACGTACATGGTGGCCAGGAGGAACACGGCGGTGCCCATGGACTGGAGAAGGACCGCGAGGTTCAGGTTGTTGATGCGGGAGGCGTAGCGGAGCAGGGCGGGCTCGACATTGGAGAGGACCGCGAAGGCCAGCCCGAAGCCGAGCCACGCGAACGACGCATGCCCGCGGACCGCGCGGTAGCAGGTGCTGGAGACGGGCCACTTGTACAGGGCGCGGTAGAGCGCCGGGCTGAGGCGGGCATCGATCAGCATCACCAGCCACGGCGCGAAGGCGAAGAGGATCGAATGCACCAGCCCCAGGGGGCGCAGGATGGTGATGGTGGCTCCGGAGCGGAACTGGACGCCGCCCTGGGTCATGCGGCCCGCGGCCATTGACACGAGGGCGGTCGCAAGGAGCCCGCCAACGAGGATGATGACGGAGGCGGTGCTCGCGTTGCGGCGTGCGAGTGCATCGGCCGCACGGGACTCGATCCGGATCCCTTGGAACAGCAGGCGCGGGCTACGGAGGAAGGCGATGTACGTGCCCCACCAGTCGCGGGCGACCTGCCAGGGCGACCCCGGCCGGTGCTCGGGAAGCGAGTGCGCGATGGCACGCCCGCACTCCGGGCACGACCCCTCGATGGGCAGGTCGGCAAGTGGATACCCGCAGGACTCGCACAGAATGCCTTGCGCAGCAAGCATTCGCAATGGTAGAACGCAGGCGTGCGTACGAGCCCGGAACGCAGTGACGGGTCCCCCGAGGAACCCGCGACGAAGGCAGCACCGCCCGCTCACTCCGTTCGGGGCTCGTTTCGAACGTCCCTTGTGTTGAATGAGGCTTGTTCCACTCGGTAGGCTGGTGCGATGGCCGACGTCAGCCGTTGCCCAGAGTGCGGGAGCGATCCCTCGGTCCCCGGGCCTCTGCCATGGTGGGGGCGGCTCACAGGCCTCCCGCTCGTCATCGCTACTTGCCTGCTGGGCTTCTGCGTGCTCATGGCGGCGGTGCGGATGCAGAAGGGCACGTCCACGATCGGTGGGGCGAAGGCGACCGGCCTGGGAATGACGGTCGGCGAGGTGCGGGACGCCGCCGCGGGCGAGCTCGGCCTTCAGCGGCGGCTCGCGGACGCGATCCTGAAACCCGCCGAGGACTTCATGTTCACAGGCAGTGCGGAGTGGGAGGTGGGCTGCGGGCCGGGGCCGGTCCAGAGGGTTGACCAGTGGGCCATCGGGTTCCCCGTGCAGTGGGTGACGTGGAGCAGCTTCACTCAACTGCGGAAAGGGCCTGCGCTCGCGCCCATGGACGAGTGGAGGTGGTTCGGGCTGACGCTCCGATGGACCACGCGCGCAGCTACGGGGCCAACGAGCACGCTCCTGATCGACCTGCCGGGGCTGGCCCTCGTGCTGCTGTGCGTGCTAGTGATCGCGGCCGTGCTGCAGCGCATCGCGAGCTGCCGTTCAAGGCGCGTGAAGGGGTCGGCGTGGGCGTGTGGGGTCATTGCTCTGGTGCTGCTGCTGTTGTGGCCGGCTCATACCACCGAGCAGCGCTACGGATCGGGCGGCATGCCGCGGGGAGTTTCCCGGAACCGAACGCGAATCCTCGCAAAGGACGCCGAAGGACTCGCCTCGATCGCCGTCACC
This genomic interval carries:
- a CDS encoding ABC transporter ATP-binding protein — protein: MIETINLTKRYGELVALNNLNLTINEGDCFGFIGPNGAGKTTTIKILATLLKPSSGQANIAGLTIGYQNRQIRPLIGYVPDFMGAYEDMVVTEYLEFFAAAYNIHGQQRKKVIADVLELTDLGYKATAEVNSLSRGMQQRLAVARVLLHDPKVLLMDEPASGLDPRARIEMRELLKELRRMGKTILISSHILPELAELCNVVGIIERGQLLFNGTVDEILRRAKVGHILHVGVTDRFEEAGNLLAKVPGVKKVAVANDDSGSGKLGKVLHVNYDDTAGQSVTDLPNILVNSGFRLTKFTEEPVNLETAFMRLTKGLVQ
- a CDS encoding citrate/2-methylcitrate synthase; this translates as MTTAPAAPSAAEAAFSRGLEGVIAGETTICSIEQGGLFYRGYEIHDLAQNATFEEVAFLLLEGHKPGPDELKRFKGEIVAERALPPLVIQFLKDAGPALKAGTAVPMDVVRTAVSILGHLDKDCQDNSAEANLRKSKRLLAKVPTIIGHMQNVIDGKPLIGVEKGGDPSLDHAANLLYLMTGTKQPAEYARCIDISLILYAEHDFNASTFASRVIAGTLSDMHGAVCGGIAALKGPLHGGANEMAMEMLKEIRTFIESGKGTVNDFMQNAFATKRKLMGFGHRVYKNGDHRAPILNKLGRAIAQKQGPSQLKWFEIGDEVEKIMLRDKKIHPNVDFPCGMTYYVMGIPVPQYTPIFVAARVSGWCAHIMEQHANNRIIRPLSRYVGEPVRRW
- a CDS encoding FAD-dependent monooxygenase, coding for MGRSNADIHVLIAGAGLAGALMACYLAREGYRVSLFERRSDPRAHGYAGGRSINLALSARGIAGLAGAGLDERVMRSDAIRMPGRMIHPPGPPNSTTPTYFLPYSHDPKDAINSVSRGGLNLTLIKAAAEHRSVSLTFDHFCIDVDLDSPAPAAIFQKPDGSITRVEADLIIGADGAFSGVRGRLQKTDRFEYSQSYLEHGYKELHIPPAPNSAPRTSAPSANSAVESSSFAMEPHALHIWPRGQSMMIALPNRDGSFTCTLFWPFKGPHSFENLRTPPDIERHFREHYPDAVPLMPTLVEDYTRNPTSSLVTVRCWPWQHGGRVALLGDAAHAIVPFYGQGMNAAFEDCTALSRCLREHPPERSGNRWDFTGALSAYQADRKPNADAIADMAVENFVEMRDKTGQPDFVYRKKVEQAVHHAHLGTVTPQYNLVSFSTVPYAQARQRGRELDRVLDAVIREVPRGSIETLGDANWRSRVAEVAGRVLAGGGSSSGDKRLIDITPAITPTTNVWPGDTCPSREVLCDISRGDNITLSTLRTTVHLGAHADGPNHYGDKAPSVGEMPLDHYIGPCHVIAATTPSAQRVLPQHCTGLDAIRHPRVLIRTGTFPSFESWNSDFAALSVELVEALAAKGVRTIGIDTPSVDLQDSKDLPAHKAILKQGIAILEGLDLQSVAPGEYELIAAPLKLMGFDGSPVRAVLRPLA
- a CDS encoding metallophosphoesterase family protein; the protein is MTPPINNTPTAIISDAHGDLPRLQAVLADIDRRGISRIISLGDNVDDWRGGAPVLTELLRRGVPSVLGNCDLMCDLPEGSPEDQFLRSMPRELREGDVLFTHISPVAGARGVRDLRDAAQLFRGTRQRLCFVGHIHIPAIFASDGDEALVVPFEYGEPVTLDAARRYAICVGAVGRGRDGIDEPRYALWNPGAETVEIVRVR
- the kynU gene encoding kynureninase; this translates as MEFRSDEAFASSLDAADPLQECRGLFHIPPSAKDPSRPCVYMTGNSLGCQPMATRALLEQELEDWARLGVGAHLHGRDPWLPYHEWFREPAARLVGGVPGECVMMNSLTTNLHLLMVSFFRPTSERYKIVIEDTAFPSDSYAVASQLRFHGIDPKDGLIRLRPRDGEHTLRTSDIEAFLWEQGQQVALVMLGAVNYLTGQWFDMQRITAAAKERGCTVGWDLAHAAGNVPMKLHDWGVDFAAWCTYKYLNSGPGAVAGAFVHERHFKVPGTPPLRGGSSLPRFEGWWGTQPATRFQMRPTIEPMQSAEAWQLSNPPIMALAPVKASMQIFDRVGMGALREKSEKITGYLEWLITRELPGKVQIITPREREQRGAQLSLAVSGATRDFEKRMHAQGVVVDFREPNVVRVAPAPLYVSYRDCWELVQVLKRVL
- a CDS encoding DUF1294 domain-containing protein, which gives rise to MPSHPELTLILTAGWYAIASLVTFAAFARDKRAAVAGRRRIPESSLHLAELLGGFPGAIAAMLIVTHKNRKLPFVLVTLLITASHLIAWAFTLSR